TGCTCCCCGCCCTGATCTTCATGATCGTCGTGACCCAACTCCCGTTCGTGGCCACGCTGGTGATCTCCTTCTTCGACTGGAACGCGCTCTACCCGAAGGCCCGGCACTTCACCGGCCTCGACAACTACCACCAGGTCCTGACCGACGCGGACCTGCGCCACTCGGTGTGGACGACGATCCTGCTCACCGTGGCGGTGGTGCTGGCCAGCCTGGTCTTCGGCCTGCTGCTCGCACTGCTGCTGGACCGGAAGTTCAAGGGCCGGGGCTTCGTCCGCACCCTGCTGATCGCACCGTTCCTGGTGGTGCCGGTGGCCGCGGCCCTGCTCTGGAAGCATGTGCTCTACAACCCTGAATACGGCCTGTTCAATGGGCTGTTGCACTATGTGGGCGGCCCACAGCCCGACTGGATCTCCAACACCCCGCTGCTCGCGGTCGAGGCATCCCTGGTGTGGCAGTGGACGCCGTTCATGATGCTGATCCTGCTGGCCGGGCTGCAGAGCCGCGACCACCAGCAGATCGAGGCCGCGAAGGTGGACGGCGCGAGCGACTGGCAGGTCTTCCGCTATCTGACCCTCCCGCACCTGCGCCGCTACCTCGAACTCGGCGCCCTGCTGGGCTCGATCTACATCGTCCAGAACTTCGACGCCGTCTTCACCATCACGTCGGGCGGCCTGGGCACCGCCAACCTGCCCTACACCGTCTACCAGAGCTTCTACCAGGCGCACGAGAACGGCCTCGCCTCGGCGGCCGGCGTCCTGGTCGTCATCGGCTCGATCATCATCGCGACCTTCGCCCTGCGCGTCGTGTCGTCCCTGTTCCGTGAGGAGGCGTCCCGCGCATGAGCAGTGTCGCCGTACGCGCGCGTACCCGCCGCAAAGGCGCCGGCCTCGGCCTGGTGGCCTGGGTGCTCGGCATCGTGTTCTTCCTGCCCATCGCCTGGATGGCGCTGACGTCCTTCCACTCGGAGGCCGACGCGGCGACCAACCCGCCGTCCTTCGGGGCCGCCCTCACCCTGGACGGCTACCGGGACTTCTTCGGCACCGGAGGCGGCGCGAGCCCCTGGCCCGCGCTGGTCAACTCCCTTGTCGCGTCCGTGGCTTCGACGCTCTTCGTGCTGCTGCTGGCGTTCCCGGCGGCCTACGCGCTGTCGATCCGCCCGGTGAAGAAGTGGACCAACGTCCTGTTCTTCTTCCTCTCCACGAAGATGCTCCCGGTGGTGGCGGGCCTGCTGCCGATCTACCTGTTCGCGAAGAACGCCGGGATGCTGGACAACATCTGGCTCCTGGTCATCCTCTACACCTCGATGAACCTGCCGATCGCGGTGTGGATGATGCAGTCCTTCCTCGCCGAGGTCCCGGTCGCCGTCATCGAGGCGGCGCAGATCGACGGCGCCCGGCTGCCGACCATCCTCGCGCGCGTGGTCGCTCCGATCTCCCTCCCGGGTATTGCCGCGACAGCCCTCATCTGCTTCATCTTCAGCTGGAACGAGCTGCTGTTCGCCCGCGTGCTCACGGGTGTGGTCGCGGAGACCGCCCCCGTGTTCCTGACCGGCTTCATCACCAGCCAGGGCCTGTTCCTGGCGAAGGTGTGCGCCGCGTCGCTCGTCATCTCCCTGCCGGTGCTCGCCGCGGGGTTCGCCGCCCAGGACAAGCTGGTCCAGGGCCTCTCCTTGGGAGCCGTGAAATGAAGGCCGCCGTCATCGAGTCCGTGGGCCGCGCCGTCGTCACCGAGGTCCCGGACCCGACGCCGGGCCCCCGCGAGGTCGTCGTCGAGGTCGCCGCCTGCGGGCTGTGCGGCACGGATCTGCACATCCTCCAGGGCGAGTTCGCGCCCAAGCTGCCGATCGTGCCGGGCCACGAGTTCGCCGGCGAGATCGTCGCGGTCGGCACCCAGGTCACCGAGGTCTCGGTCGGCGACCAGGTGGCCGTGGACCCGTCCCTGTACTGCTACGAGTGCCGGCAGTGCCGCAACGGTCACAACAACCTCTGCGAACGCTGGGCCGCGATCGGCGTCACCACGGCGGGCGGCGCGGCCCAGTACGCCGTCGCCCCGGTGGCGAACTGCGTCAAGCTCCCCGAGCACGTACGCACCCAGGACGCGGCCCTCGTAGAACCCCTGTCCTGCGCGGTACGCGGCTACGACGTCCTCAAGTCACGCCTCGGCGCGCACGTCCTGATCTACGGCTCCGGGACCATGGGCCTGATGATGCTGGAGCTGGCCAAGCGGACCGGCGCGGCGAGCGTCGACATCGTGGACCTGAACCCGGCCCGCCTGGAGACCGCCCGCACACTCGGGGTCTCCGGCTCTGCGGCGAACGCGGACGAGCTGGACAAGCCGCAGGGCTGGGACCTCGTGGTCGACGCGACCGGCAACGCGGCGGCGATCCAGGACGGCCTGGGCCGGGTGGCGAAGGCGGGCACGTTCCTCCAGTTCGGGGTGGCCGACTACGCGACGCGGGTGTCCATCGACCCGTACCGGATCTACAACCAGGAGATCACCATCACCGGCTCCATGGCGGTGCTGCACAGCTTCGAGCGGGCGGCTGAACTGTTCGCGAACGGGGTGCTCGACCCGGAGATCTTCATCAGCGACCGGATCGAGTTGGAGCGGTATCCGCAGGCGCTGGAGCAGTTCGCGGCGGGGGTGGGGCGGAAGATCGTGGTGGTCCCCTGAGCCCGGTCCGCTGAGCCGAACGGGGGCGGTCCAACGGTAAGGGAACGGTAAAGCGGTGTCGTTCGTTCACGAGCCATGACAGCTATGACCCCAGGCTCGAACATCCCTCTTCCGGTCTCCCGGGTGGCCGTGGATGTCGCCGCCCCCGTGCGGCTCGACGTGTCGAGCCTGCTGCTCACCGGCGACGGCAAGGTGCGCTCGGACGACGACTTCATCTTCTACAACCAGCCGAACGGCCCGGGTGTGACGTACCGCTCCGGCGGCGGTACGTCCCCGGACGCGATCACGGTCGACACGGCCGCGGTGCCGCCCGGGATCGAGAAGATCGTCGTCACGGCGAGCCCCGACGCCGCGGGGCAGACCTTCCAGGGCATCGAGCCGACGGCGACGATCCGCAACGCGGAGGACGGCTCGGTGCTGGCCACCTTCACGCCTCCTCAACTGGGCGCCGAGACGGCCCTGGTGGTCGTCGAGATCTACCTGCGCAACGGCGTCTGGAAGGCCCGCGCGGTCGGCCAGGGCTATGCGAACGGCCTGGCGGGCATCGCCACGGACTTCGGCGTCTCGGTGGAGGAACCGGCGGCGGCTCCGGCGGCACCGGTCGCCCCACCCGCTCCCACGGTGCAGACCCCGGTGGCACCCCCGGCGCCCGCCGCTCCCCCGGCCCCGCCCGCCGCACCCCCGCTCGGCGCCGGAAAGATCAACCTCGACAAGGGCCGCGTCAGCCTCCAGAAGAACCAGACGGTGTCCCTGGTCAAGGGCGGCCGCCCGCTCCTCTCCCAGGTCAAGATGGGCCTCGGCTGGGAGCCCGCGTACAGAGGCAAGGACATCGACCTGGACGCCTCGGTCATCGCCTACGGCCCGCAGCGCAACCACATCGACAGCTGCTACTTCGGCAAGCTCTCGATCCTGAACGGCGCGATCAAGCACTCCGGCGACAACCTCACGGGCGAGGGCGGCGGTGACGACGAGGTGATCGTCGTCGACCTCGGCCGCATCCCCCAGGAGGTCACCGGCCTGGTCTTCACGGTCAACTCCTTCTCCGGCCAGAAGTTCACCGAGGTCGCCAAGGCCTACTGCCGTCTCCTGGACGCCGCGACCGGCGAGGAACTGGTCCGCTTCGACCTCACCAACGCCGAGTCCCAGACCGGCGTGATGATGGCCAAGCTGGTCAAGCAGTTCTCCGGCGAGTGGGACATGACCGCGATGGGCGACTTCGTGAAGTCCCGCACGGTGCGGGGCATGGTGAAGCCGGCCGCCCAGGCGCTCTGACCACCCCACACAGTCCTACGACCGCTGCGGGCGCCCCTGAACAAGGGGCGCCCGGCGTTCAGTTCACTCCCCTTGGGTGGCTGCCGGCCGCAACCCGTCCGTCAGCAGGGACAGATAGCGGCGGATGTACTTCCCCTGCCCGTTCGCCAACTCCGAGGCCGTCGACACTCCGTGGGCCAGCCGCAGGACCTCGATCGGCTCGATGTCCTGACGCAGGGTGCCCTCCCGCTGCGCCGCCTCGACCAGCCGCCGCGCCGCGCTCTTCATATGCGTGGCGCAGGCCGTGAGGGCGAGATTGCCGCCGTCCGTGACGGCCGAGCCCAACAGGGCCTTCATTCCGCGTACTTGGATCGTGCCGACGCACACCTCGTACAGCCACTCGGCCAGCGCCTCGCCCGGGGGCAGCTCCTTCGCGAGTTCGTCGGCGCGGGTCCCGAGCGCCTCGATCCGGTCGACGTAGGCCGCCTCAAGCAGCGCCTGCCGGGTCGGGAAGTGCCGGTACAGGGTGCCTGACCCGACGCCCGCGCGCTTGGCGATGTCGTCCAGGGACGCGTTCTCCCCGTGCTCGGCGAAGGACTCCG
The nucleotide sequence above comes from Streptomyces sp. N50. Encoded proteins:
- a CDS encoding carbohydrate ABC transporter permease produces the protein MTATTTAPLATSPTRTARQPSDRLRAWATRAPLLPALIFMIVVTQLPFVATLVISFFDWNALYPKARHFTGLDNYHQVLTDADLRHSVWTTILLTVAVVLASLVFGLLLALLLDRKFKGRGFVRTLLIAPFLVVPVAAALLWKHVLYNPEYGLFNGLLHYVGGPQPDWISNTPLLAVEASLVWQWTPFMMLILLAGLQSRDHQQIEAAKVDGASDWQVFRYLTLPHLRRYLELGALLGSIYIVQNFDAVFTITSGGLGTANLPYTVYQSFYQAHENGLASAAGVLVVIGSIIIATFALRVVSSLFREEASRA
- a CDS encoding carbohydrate ABC transporter permease; protein product: MSSVAVRARTRRKGAGLGLVAWVLGIVFFLPIAWMALTSFHSEADAATNPPSFGAALTLDGYRDFFGTGGGASPWPALVNSLVASVASTLFVLLLAFPAAYALSIRPVKKWTNVLFFFLSTKMLPVVAGLLPIYLFAKNAGMLDNIWLLVILYTSMNLPIAVWMMQSFLAEVPVAVIEAAQIDGARLPTILARVVAPISLPGIAATALICFIFSWNELLFARVLTGVVAETAPVFLTGFITSQGLFLAKVCAASLVISLPVLAAGFAAQDKLVQGLSLGAVK
- a CDS encoding zinc-dependent alcohol dehydrogenase family protein → MKAAVIESVGRAVVTEVPDPTPGPREVVVEVAACGLCGTDLHILQGEFAPKLPIVPGHEFAGEIVAVGTQVTEVSVGDQVAVDPSLYCYECRQCRNGHNNLCERWAAIGVTTAGGAAQYAVAPVANCVKLPEHVRTQDAALVEPLSCAVRGYDVLKSRLGAHVLIYGSGTMGLMMLELAKRTGAASVDIVDLNPARLETARTLGVSGSAANADELDKPQGWDLVVDATGNAAAIQDGLGRVAKAGTFLQFGVADYATRVSIDPYRIYNQEITITGSMAVLHSFERAAELFANGVLDPEIFISDRIELERYPQALEQFAAGVGRKIVVVP
- a CDS encoding TerD family protein; the protein is MTPGSNIPLPVSRVAVDVAAPVRLDVSSLLLTGDGKVRSDDDFIFYNQPNGPGVTYRSGGGTSPDAITVDTAAVPPGIEKIVVTASPDAAGQTFQGIEPTATIRNAEDGSVLATFTPPQLGAETALVVVEIYLRNGVWKARAVGQGYANGLAGIATDFGVSVEEPAAAPAAPVAPPAPTVQTPVAPPAPAAPPAPPAAPPLGAGKINLDKGRVSLQKNQTVSLVKGGRPLLSQVKMGLGWEPAYRGKDIDLDASVIAYGPQRNHIDSCYFGKLSILNGAIKHSGDNLTGEGGGDDEVIVVDLGRIPQEVTGLVFTVNSFSGQKFTEVAKAYCRLLDAATGEELVRFDLTNAESQTGVMMAKLVKQFSGEWDMTAMGDFVKSRTVRGMVKPAAQAL
- a CDS encoding helix-turn-helix domain-containing protein produces the protein MAQVRPMRADARRNYDRLLKVAAESFAEHGENASLDDIAKRAGVGSGTLYRHFPTRQALLEAAYVDRIEALGTRADELAKELPPGEALAEWLYEVCVGTIQVRGMKALLGSAVTDGGNLALTACATHMKSAARRLVEAAQREGTLRQDIEPIEVLRLAHGVSTASELANGQGKYIRRYLSLLTDGLRPAATQGE